From the genome of Carassius auratus strain Wakin chromosome 26, ASM336829v1, whole genome shotgun sequence, one region includes:
- the LOC113044343 gene encoding uncharacterized protein LOC113044343, translating into MTLGLNWRCVVDTLHYRHRPLSYHEVTMRNIYRVLASQYDPLGYIIPFTTRAKTLVRQLWVKEREWDDPLLPSDLLKAWQKWEAELEHLPLITIPRCYVSAMLDIPEAERELHIFCDASETAYGSVAYLRTEHQGLVELAFIHARSRVSPKRQQSMPRLELCAALTGAQLAKILHNEISLEIRNTFLWSDSTTVLTWLKSESCRFKVFVGTRVSEIQELTEGYCWRYVDSGNNVADDITRGKTLLELSQPNQWYKGPDFLYLPPATWPESPVIGLNEDPTELRNTKFCGLTLTCTGLSLPDATQFSTFEELLEATCRSSQGLVGETGDPGALEYQQSESSLLRQAQLDSFPTEYQALTNGKPIPLSSRLLTLSPELDKTTALIRVGGRLRQTTNLSYSTLHPIVLDPKHPINRLLIKQYDTKLGHPVPERVFAEMRRYYWILRGRQAIRRHQHSCVECQKWRAKPKIPKMAELPPARLRLMKPAFYSTGVDCFGPFLVKRGRSNEKRWGIIFKCMTTRCVHLDLLSNMDTDSFLMALRRMVARRGTPFEILSDQGTNFRGGEKELQTAFSSMSPDLQTQLAKQKIHFQYNPPNAPHFGGMWEREIRSVKTAMCTIIGSQTLTEEVLRTLLIEVEAILNAKPLGYVSSDVADPDPVTPNYLLMGWPDASLPQVIYPESEILSRKRWRQSQVLADQFWTSFIKNYLPTLQPRQKWMRDSSNLTPGTVVMIIDYQLPRALWPVGKVVTIYPGSDGNVRSAEIEVKNKHYHRPVSRLITLPAIPDNDPATD; encoded by the coding sequence ATGACCCTGGGATTAAACTGGCGCTGTGTGGTAGACACCCTCCATTACCGCCATCGTCCTCTATCCTACCATGAGGTAACGATGAGAAATATCTACCGTGTTCTCGCCAGCCAGTACGACCCCTTAGGCTACATAATACCTTTCACAACCAGGGCTAAAACCTTAGTGCGACAACTGTGGGTGAAGGAAAGAGAATGGGATGACCCCCTTCTTCCATCAGATCTGCTAAAAGCCTGGCAAAAATGGGAAGCAGAACTAGAACATCTACCACTGATCACCATACCTCGGTGTTATGTGTCAGCCATGCTGGATATCCCAGAGGCAGAACGAGAACTTCACATCTTCTGCGACGCCTCTGAGACAGCCTATGGATCAGTAGCATACCTTCGCACTGAACACCAAGGCCTAGTGGAATTGGCATTTATCCATGCCAGATCAAGAGTATCTCCAAAAAGGCAACAATCAATGCCTAGGCTTGAACTTTGTGCTGCCCTCACTGGAGCGCAGTTAGCCAAGATACTTCATAATGAGATATCATTGGAAATTAGGAACACATTCTTGTGGAGTGATTCAACAACAGTACTCACTTGGCTAAAATCAGAGTCCTGCAGATTTAAAGTTTTTGTAGGAACCAGAGTAAGCGAGATACAAGAACTCACAGAAGGTTACTGCTGGCGCTATGTAGATTCAGGAAACAACGTTGCAGATGACATCACACGTGGCAAAACCTTGCTTGAATTATCCCAACCCAATCAATGGTATAAAGggccagacttcctctacctacCACCCGCAACATGGCCAGAAAGTCCTGTCATTGGGCTGAATGAGGACCCCACCGAGCTTCGTAACACAAAGTTTTGTGGCCTCACTTTGACTTGTACTGGATTATCACTGCCAGATGCTACCCAGTTCTCAACCTTTGAAGAACTTCTGGAAGCTACTTGCAGATCCAGTCAGGGGTTGGTGGGGGAAACGGGTGACCCAGGAGCACTGGAGTACCAGCAGTCTGAATCAAGTCTTTTGAGGCAAGCCCAATTAGACAGTTTCCCTACAGAATATCAGGCCCTAACAAATGGCAAGCCAATCCCTTTGTCCAGTCGTCTGCTCACTTTGTCACCAGAGTTGGATAAAACGACGGCACTCATCCGTGTAGGAGGAAGACTGCGGCAAACTACCAACCTGAGTTACAGTACTCTGCATCCCATAGTCTTGGACCCAAAACACCCGATTAACCGCCTCCTTATAAAGCAGTATGATACCAAACTCGGCCATCCTGTTCCAGAGAGGGTCTTTGCAGAAATGCGAAGATATTACTGGATACTCAGAGGGAGACAAGCAATACGGCGCCATCAGCATTCCTGTGTCGAGTGTCAAAAGTGGAGAGCTAAACCTAAAATTCCAAAAATGGCAGAGCTTCCCCCCGCCAGACTCCGCCTGATGAAACCAGCTTTCTACTCCACAGGTGTAGATTGCTTCGGCCCTTTCCTGGTAAAGCGAGGAAGGAGTAATGAAAAGAGGTGgggaataatttttaaatgtatgacgACCCGCTGTGTCCACTTGGATTTACTGAGTAACATGGATACAGACTCGTTTCTGATGGCCCTTAGGCGTATGGTTGCTCGACGTGGAACGCCTTTTGAAATCCTGTCAGATCAGGGCACCAACTTTCGAGGAGGTGAAAAGGAACTACAGACAGCTTTCAGTTCCATGAGCCCAGACCTCCAAACCCAGTTAGCAAAACAGAAGATTCATTTTCAATACAATCCCCCAAATGCCCCACATTTTGGAGGTATGTGGGAGCGTGAAATCCGCTCTGTTAAAACTGCCATGTGTACCATCATCGGGTCCCAAACTCTTACAGAAGAAGTCCTCAGAACACTCCTTATAGAAGTTGAGGCTATACTCAATGCAAAGCCATTGGGTTATGTTTCTTCTGATGTAGCGGATCCAGATCCAGTGACCCCAAATTACCTGTTGATGGGGTGGCCAGATGCATCACTACCACAAGTGATTTACCCAGAATCCGAAATTCTTAGTCGGAAAAGATGGCGGCAATCACAAGTACTGGCAGATCAATTTTGGACAAGTTTTATAAAGAATTACTTGCCCACCCTGCAACCACGGCAGAAATGGATGAGAGATTCCAGCAACCTCACACCTGGGACTGTTGTGATGATAATTGACTACCAACTCCCCCGAGCTCTTTGGCCTGTCGGCAAAGTAGTAACCATATACCCTGGATCAGATGGCAATGTCCGTtctgcagaaattgaagtaaaaaacaagcactaCCATCGACCAGTGTCTCGTCTTATCACACTGCCCGCCATTCCAGATAATGACCCTGCAACAGACTAA
- the brat1 gene encoding integrator complex assembly factor BRAT1: MMDSDCFSLLPAVCLVLADPKQSPPDDTSLEKLLDWFKELHSHSNGQVLFQHQPCLLEFISSVCTSKTTDPAILSFTLKLTGLLAATPQGFHMLDEGGLLVYVFEREAWGVCDLWEDASVRSGWLQGLLNMLKHQQALGFLCGNGLIKVILQLQNDRSLFVACLANQLLVHILHFLTSSNMTNGSDVVGSSETSLRSDWVSVSSEIMNAVVEALSSEDHPQVLQGLRLLSQVLAQCGEPIISTLWKDVLVPLEVLINRGSESLIQTLITVLEAALGTPLLSKTEYKVEELLEAMLGDGNRRECFQCAALIVKLEKCPEVLKRKATDIILLPLHCVSTQPQAEKEMNVVLKEQLSQKASCISLLMQSLSSLAQLAHTKYLFEDISVHSITSSVLLLLRMCSGHCPTSLLHINAFTHLIGCCKVQRCGLDTLGALSVYEEILDLRKDIFGVLLDYLQSPDSHATVLKKTFQAFKRWIVCSPFPDLLQFISHDLFPVLEKRMCDLRWEVRDSTLEFITQLTTALNSNSGFTEALHTSGMVSILLSSLADAEGYVRASAVAAVGEAVAASFHQTVLVSNSKLLEEALVQMMAILSQDTEGFPRRAVVHAFTSWLKGSHLTMGLESSLSSVLSLGGSDFDWEVKMLTLELAEVLMEKTLACCPYAVQNSGSSEETHFTQALIKFKDFGLFDLLFNSLFDCDRPVCEKACALLIKLRTLIAEIADLDNSILFLNLCGNRWGDEVQGRYLNKQQAKASVCVKNGATGSDEGMDCGLHCIKNISLPNILQILDLDDMQKMLTLSSDHVVNSPRSLMEDILSAAQHSEENIVDCY, encoded by the exons ATGATGGACAGTGACTGCTTCTCTCTGCTGCCAGCGGTGTGTCTGGTCCTGGCCGACCCAAAGCAGTCTCCGCCTGATGACACCTCTTTAGAGAAGTTGCTGGATTGGTTCAAAGAGCTGCACAGCCACA GTAATGGACAGGTGCTTTTTCAGCATCAGCCGTGCCTCTTGGAGTTCATCTCCAGTGTTTGTACGTCTAAAACGACAGACCCTGCTATCCTGTCTTTCACCCTCAAACTGACTGGACTTCTGGCTGCCACACCGCAGGGGTTCCACATGCTTGAT GAGGGAGGTCTTTTGGTGTATGTGTTTGAGCGGGAAGCCTGGGGTGTGTGTGATCTCTGGGAGGATGCCTCGGTTCGCAGTGGCTGGCTGCAGGGACTGTTGAATATGCTGAAACACCAGCAAGCCTTGGGCTTCCTATGTGGAAATG GACTCATCAAAGTGATTCTCCAGCTGCAGAACGACAGGAGTCTGTTTGTTGCCTGTTTGGCTAATCAGCTTTTAGTGCATATCCTACATTTCCTAACTTCATCAAATATGACCAACGGCAGTGATGTTGTGGGATCAAGTGAAACATCTTTGAGGTCTGACTGGGTCTCAGTCTCGTCTGAGATTATGAATGCTGTGGTTGAGGCGTTGAGCTCAGAGGATCATCCTCAGGTCCTCCAGGGCTTACGTCTTCTGTCACAGGTTCTCGCTCAGTGTGGAGAACCTATCATAAGCACGCTGTGGAAAGATGTGCTAGTACCCCTGGAAGTCTTGATCAACAGGGGctctgaatcattgattcagactCTGATAACTGTTCTAGAAGCTGCTTTAGG GACACCTCTGCTCAGCAAAACGGAGTATAAAGTGGAGGAGTTATTAGAAGCCATGTTGGGAGATGGAAACAGAAGAGAGTGTTTTCAGTGTGCGGCACTAATTGTAAAGCTGGAGAAATG TCCTGAGGTTTTAAAGAGGAAGGCTACGGATATCATCCTGCTTCCCCTGCATTGTGTGTCAACACAGCCTCAAGCAGAAAAGGAAATGAATGTAGTCCTGAAGGAACAGCTATCTCAGAAAGCCTCATGTATTTCCCTCCTCATGCAGAGTTTATCAAGCCTAGCTCAGCTGGCACACACA AAATACCTGTTTGAAGATATTTCCGTTCACTCGATCACCAGTTCTGTGCTGTTGCTTCTGAGGATGTGCTCTGGGCATTGCCCCACCTCTTTGCTACATATTAATGCCTTCACTCACCTGATTGGCTGCTGCAAGGTTCAGAGGTGTGGCTTGGATACATTAGGTGCACTCAGTGTATATGAAG AAATCCTGGATTTAAGGAAGGATATATTTGGTGTCCTCTTGGACTATTTACAGAGTCCAGATTCCCATGCCACA GTCTTGAAGAAAACATTTCAAGCCTTTAAGAGGTGGATTGTGTGTTCGCCTTTCCCTGATCTCCTGCAGTTTATCAGCCATG ACCTCTTTCCTGTATTGGAGAAACGGATGTGTGATTTGCGATGGGAAGTGAGAGACTCCACACTGGAGTTCATCACCCAGCTGACTACTGCCCTCAACA GTAACAGTGGTTTCACTGAAGCTCTCCACACCAGCGGTATGGTCTCCATTCTGCTTTCTTCATTGGCAGATGCAGAAGGCTATGTCAGAGCTAGTGCTGTGGCTGCTGTCGGGGAGGCAGTTGCTGCTTCTTTCCATCAGACGGTGCTTGTGAGCAATAGCAAACTTCTG GAGGAGGCTCTGGTGCAGATGATGGCCATTCTCTCTCAGGACACAGAGGGCTTTCCTCGAAGAGCAGTGGTCCATGCTTTCACATCATGGCTGAAAGGATCACACCTCACAATGGGTTTGGAGTCGTCCCTGAGCTCTGTCCTGTCATTGGGAGGCAGCGATTTTGACTGGGAAGTGAAAATGCTCACACTGGAGCTAGCAGAAGTGTTGATGGAGAAGACACTGGCCTGCTGTCCGTACGCAGTCCAGAACTCCGGTTCCTCTGAAGAGACGCACTTTACGCAAGCCTTGATCAAGTTTAAAGATTTTGGGCTATTTGACTTGCTGTTTAACAGCTTGTTTGACTGTGACCGACCAGTGTGTGAGAAAGCCTGTGCACTCTTGATCAAACTCAGAACACTTATAGCTGAGATCGCAGATTTGGATAATAGCATTCTGTTCTTAAATTTATGTGGGAACAGATGGGGGGATGAGGTGCAGGGAAGATACCTCAATAAACAACAGGCCAAAGCATCAGTGTGTGTCAAGAATGGAGCTACAGGATCAGATGAGGGAATGGACTGTGGTCTACACTGCATCAAAAACATTAGCTTACCCAATATACTGCAGATTCTAGATCTAGATGACATGCAGAAGATGTTGACATTAAGTAGTGATCATGTTGTGAATTCACCCCGATCACTAATGGAGGACATTCTTTCAGCAGCCCAGCACAGTGAAGAGAATATAGTTGATTGCTATTGA
- the LOC113043965 gene encoding vegetative cell wall protein gp1-like yields MAIPAVRLLCLEQLDRSLEDHTRDFLDLACLTHFPDRSKARLPANSPQEDFATFVEWVLEKNGSAWTISTAEEDNSIPTPDPETSQPPSRHMVPEPTAAAEPEPSTDRKQDLESATDQVCEPATPCIVGVLVEIEGVEESPAHTPATEGELYAISGKNMEQLMDLMDWSMEVIPNFPVSPLVPSSPDSPVYPLSLPLLPPPVISSAPFPLVPSSHEFSVSPLIPPSSESSLSPLVPPSSEVSVSPVFPPSLPLPPPPRPATDGSGG; encoded by the exons atggccatcccagcagtccgtctcctatgcctggagcaactggaccgtTCGCTGGAGGACCACACCAGGGACTTTTTAGATCTGGCAtgccttacccacttccccgACCGGAGTAAGGCACGCCTGCCAGCGAACAGTCCCCAAGAGGATTTCGCCActtttgtggagtgggtgctggagaaaaatggatctgCATGGACCATCAGCACCGCCGAAGAGGATAACTCCatccccactcccgacccagagaccagccagccaccatcacgccacatggtgccagagcccaccgcagccgcagagcccgagccatccaccgACAGGaagcaggatctcgagagcgcgactgaccaggtgtgcgagccggcaacaccgtgcatcgtgggagtcctcgtggagatcgagggcgtggaggaaagccctgcccacactcctgcgactgagggtgagctgtatgcgaTCTCGGGAAAAAACATGGAGCAACTtatggatctgatggactggtctatggaggtaatccctaattttcctgtttctccgctggttccgtccagccctgattcccctgtataccctctcagtctcccactcctacctcctccagtcatttcctctgctccatttccgctggttccatccagccatgaattttctgtttctccgctgatTCCGCCCAGTTCTGAATCTtctttgtctccgctggttccgcccagctctgaagtttctgtgtctcctgtattccctcccagcctccctctcccacctcctcctagacCTGCCA CTGATGGTTCCGGGGGTTAA